In Lutra lutra chromosome 5, mLutLut1.2, whole genome shotgun sequence, a single genomic region encodes these proteins:
- the ZNF300 gene encoding zinc finger protein 300 isoform X2: protein MLENFSHLVSMGYPVSKPDVISKLEQGEDPWIIKRDIPNWIYPDENQADGRQDRKSNLDNPKSCILGSVSFRNNILKGVTKDGSFYSILKVSQDGGQLQRCQENQDRLFRQVAVINNKTVTVESGHKYNPLGKIFHKCIEPDTLRQRSHNYDVFKKNLKYNVDLRSCNKSNSRKNPDESFGCGKSSSHGASDSNLEIIHNGVMPCNNNQCGNIFNSKQSLIQYHNVETKEKTCVCITCGKAFAKKSQLIVHQRIHTGKKPYDCGACGKAFSEKFHLVVHQRTHTGEKPYECSECGKAFSQKSSLIIHQRVHTGEKPYQCSECGKAFSQKSPLIIHQRIHTGEKPYECRECGKAFSQKSQLIIHHRAHTGEKPYECTECGKAFCEKSHLIIHKRIHTGEKPYKCAQCEEAFSRKTELITHQLIHTGEKPYECTECGKTFSRKSQLIIHQRTHTGEKPYKCSECGKAFCQKSHLIGHQRIHTGEKPYICSECGKAFSQKSHLPGHQRIHTGEKPYVCAECGKAFSQKSDLVLHRRIHTGERPYRCAVCGKAFIQKSQLTVHQRIHNNGKIIMN, encoded by the exons atgctggagaacttcAGCCACCTGGTCTCAATGG GATATCCAGTTTCCAAACCAGATGTCATCTCTAAGTTGGAACAAGGAGAAGATCCATGGATCATAAAGAGAGACATACCAAATTGGATCTATCCAGATGAAAATCAGGCAGATGGGAGACAAG acaggAAAAGTAACCTTGACAACCCCAAATCATGTATTTTGGGGTCTGTTTCCTTCCGTAATAATATCCTGAAAGGAGTCACAAAGGATGGTTCATTTTACTCCATCTTAAAAGTCAGTCAAGATGGTGGCCAGCTGCAGAGATGTCAGGAAAACCAAGACAGACTTTTCAGGCAAGTAGCAGTCATCAACAACAAAACCGTGACTGTGGAGTCAGGCCATAAATATAATCCactgggaaaaatatttcacaagtgCATAGAGCCAGATACTTTAAGGCAAAGATCCCATAACTatgatgtatttaaaaagaacttgaaatACAATGTTGACCTACGCAGCTGTAATAAGAGCAATTCAAGAAAAAACCCTGATGAGAGTTTTGGGTGTGGAAAATCATCTAGCCATGGTGCATCTGATTCTAATCTTGAAATAATTCACAATGGAGTAATGCCCTGTAATAATAATCAGtgtggaaacatttttaatagtaaaCAATCCCTTATTCAATATCACAATGTTGAAACTAAGGAGAAAACCTGTGTATGTATTACCTGTGGAAAAGCCTTTGCTAAGAAGTCACAGCTCATTGTACATCAACGAATTCATACTGGAAAGAAACCATATGATTGTGGTgcatgtgggaaagccttcagtgaGAAGTTTCATCTCGTTGTACATCAGAGAACTCATACTGGggagaaaccttatgaatgttCTGAATGTGGAAAAGCTTTCTCTCAAAAATCATCCCTCATTATACATCAGAGAGTTCACACTGGGGAAAAACCCTATCAGTgtagtgaatgtgggaaagccttctcCCAGAAATCCCCCCTCATTatacatcagagaattcacactggagagaaaccttacgaATGTAGagagtgtgggaaggccttctCCCAGAAGTCACAGCTGATTATACATCATAGAGctcatactggagagaagccaTATGAATGTactgaatgtgggaaagccttctgTGAGAAGTCCCACCTCATTATACATAAAAGAATTCACACTGGGGAGAAACCCTACAAATGTGCTCAATGTGAGGAAGCCTTCAGCAGGAAGACAGAACTCATTACACATCAGTTAATTCATACTGGggagaaaccttatgaatgtacTGAATGTGGGAAGACCTTCTCCCGGAAGTCACAGCTCATCATACACCAGAGAAcacatactggagagaaaccctataaatgcAGTGAATGCGGAAAAGCCTTCTGTCAGAAATCACATCTCATTggacatcagagaattcacacaggagaaaaaccttatatatgcagtgaatgtgggaaagccttctcTCAGAAGTCCCACCTCCCGGGGCATCAGCGCAttcatacaggagagaaaccttacGTGTGTGCTGAATGTGGAAAGGCCTTTTCCCAGAAGTCAGACCTTGTTTTACATCGGAGAATTCATACTGGGGAAAGACCTTATCGGTGTGCTGTATGTGGTAAAGCATTCATCCAGAAGTCACAACTCACTGTACACCAGAGAATTCATAACAATGGTAAAATTATAATGAACTGA
- the ZNF300 gene encoding zinc finger protein 300 isoform X1: protein MTPPGAEKNRPGICPFRREQKMKSQALVSFKDVAVDFTQEEWQQLDPAQRTLYRDVMLENFSHLVSMGYPVSKPDVISKLEQGEDPWIIKRDIPNWIYPDENQADGRQDRKSNLDNPKSCILGSVSFRNNILKGVTKDGSFYSILKVSQDGGQLQRCQENQDRLFRQVAVINNKTVTVESGHKYNPLGKIFHKCIEPDTLRQRSHNYDVFKKNLKYNVDLRSCNKSNSRKNPDESFGCGKSSSHGASDSNLEIIHNGVMPCNNNQCGNIFNSKQSLIQYHNVETKEKTCVCITCGKAFAKKSQLIVHQRIHTGKKPYDCGACGKAFSEKFHLVVHQRTHTGEKPYECSECGKAFSQKSSLIIHQRVHTGEKPYQCSECGKAFSQKSPLIIHQRIHTGEKPYECRECGKAFSQKSQLIIHHRAHTGEKPYECTECGKAFCEKSHLIIHKRIHTGEKPYKCAQCEEAFSRKTELITHQLIHTGEKPYECTECGKTFSRKSQLIIHQRTHTGEKPYKCSECGKAFCQKSHLIGHQRIHTGEKPYICSECGKAFSQKSHLPGHQRIHTGEKPYVCAECGKAFSQKSDLVLHRRIHTGERPYRCAVCGKAFIQKSQLTVHQRIHNNGKIIMN, encoded by the exons ATGACTCCTCCTGGGGCTGAGAAAAATCGACCAG GCATCTGCCCTTTTAGAAGAGAGCAGAAAATGAAGTCCCAG GCCTTAGTATCATTCAAGGATGTGGCTGTGGATTTTACCCAAGAGGAGTGGCAGCAACTGGACCCTGCCCAGAGGACCCTGTACAgggatgtgatgctggagaacttcAGCCACCTGGTCTCAATGG GATATCCAGTTTCCAAACCAGATGTCATCTCTAAGTTGGAACAAGGAGAAGATCCATGGATCATAAAGAGAGACATACCAAATTGGATCTATCCAGATGAAAATCAGGCAGATGGGAGACAAG acaggAAAAGTAACCTTGACAACCCCAAATCATGTATTTTGGGGTCTGTTTCCTTCCGTAATAATATCCTGAAAGGAGTCACAAAGGATGGTTCATTTTACTCCATCTTAAAAGTCAGTCAAGATGGTGGCCAGCTGCAGAGATGTCAGGAAAACCAAGACAGACTTTTCAGGCAAGTAGCAGTCATCAACAACAAAACCGTGACTGTGGAGTCAGGCCATAAATATAATCCactgggaaaaatatttcacaagtgCATAGAGCCAGATACTTTAAGGCAAAGATCCCATAACTatgatgtatttaaaaagaacttgaaatACAATGTTGACCTACGCAGCTGTAATAAGAGCAATTCAAGAAAAAACCCTGATGAGAGTTTTGGGTGTGGAAAATCATCTAGCCATGGTGCATCTGATTCTAATCTTGAAATAATTCACAATGGAGTAATGCCCTGTAATAATAATCAGtgtggaaacatttttaatagtaaaCAATCCCTTATTCAATATCACAATGTTGAAACTAAGGAGAAAACCTGTGTATGTATTACCTGTGGAAAAGCCTTTGCTAAGAAGTCACAGCTCATTGTACATCAACGAATTCATACTGGAAAGAAACCATATGATTGTGGTgcatgtgggaaagccttcagtgaGAAGTTTCATCTCGTTGTACATCAGAGAACTCATACTGGggagaaaccttatgaatgttCTGAATGTGGAAAAGCTTTCTCTCAAAAATCATCCCTCATTATACATCAGAGAGTTCACACTGGGGAAAAACCCTATCAGTgtagtgaatgtgggaaagccttctcCCAGAAATCCCCCCTCATTatacatcagagaattcacactggagagaaaccttacgaATGTAGagagtgtgggaaggccttctCCCAGAAGTCACAGCTGATTATACATCATAGAGctcatactggagagaagccaTATGAATGTactgaatgtgggaaagccttctgTGAGAAGTCCCACCTCATTATACATAAAAGAATTCACACTGGGGAGAAACCCTACAAATGTGCTCAATGTGAGGAAGCCTTCAGCAGGAAGACAGAACTCATTACACATCAGTTAATTCATACTGGggagaaaccttatgaatgtacTGAATGTGGGAAGACCTTCTCCCGGAAGTCACAGCTCATCATACACCAGAGAAcacatactggagagaaaccctataaatgcAGTGAATGCGGAAAAGCCTTCTGTCAGAAATCACATCTCATTggacatcagagaattcacacaggagaaaaaccttatatatgcagtgaatgtgggaaagccttctcTCAGAAGTCCCACCTCCCGGGGCATCAGCGCAttcatacaggagagaaaccttacGTGTGTGCTGAATGTGGAAAGGCCTTTTCCCAGAAGTCAGACCTTGTTTTACATCGGAGAATTCATACTGGGGAAAGACCTTATCGGTGTGCTGTATGTGGTAAAGCATTCATCCAGAAGTCACAACTCACTGTACACCAGAGAATTCATAACAATGGTAAAATTATAATGAACTGA